The following proteins are co-located in the Massilia litorea genome:
- the pyk gene encoding pyruvate kinase has protein sequence MNRNRKAKIVATVGPASSSAATLEAMFRAGADVFRLNFSHGTHEDHKARLAILRGLEKSLGRPIGVLLDLQGPKLRIGSFANGPVKLAPGAAFRLDLNSGQAGDVERVALPHPEIFAALEEGARLLLDDGRIELQVKRFGDNYADTVVVAGGMLSDRKGVNVPGVVVPMSALTEKDRRDLDFGLALGVDWIALSFVQRAEDIHEIKEIVQDRAGIIAKLEKPAAIAQLDAIVEAADAVMVARGDLGVEMPAEQVPAIQKRIVRACRRLGKPVIVATQMLESMVSAPVPTRAEASDVATAVYDGADAVMLSAESASGQFPVEAVKMMNSIIEHTESDTWYAESIKAAQHPTRAEIADAIGLALRNVADLLDVAATVAYTMSGHSALRVARERPRAPIIGMTPKLATARRLALAWGVHAVLVHDVESVSEMTDFACATAGREGLARPGQAIVIAAGMPFGAAGTTNLLRIARLDENGGGQ, from the coding sequence GCCACGGCACCCACGAGGACCACAAGGCGCGGCTGGCCATCCTGCGCGGCCTGGAAAAATCCCTGGGCCGGCCGATCGGGGTGCTGCTCGACCTGCAAGGACCGAAGCTGCGCATCGGCAGCTTCGCCAACGGCCCGGTGAAACTCGCGCCGGGCGCCGCCTTCCGGCTCGACCTGAACAGCGGACAAGCGGGCGACGTCGAGCGGGTCGCGCTGCCGCATCCGGAAATCTTCGCAGCCCTGGAGGAGGGCGCGCGCCTGCTGCTGGACGACGGCCGCATCGAACTGCAGGTCAAGCGCTTCGGCGACAATTACGCCGATACCGTCGTGGTCGCCGGCGGCATGCTGTCCGACCGCAAGGGCGTGAACGTGCCGGGCGTGGTGGTGCCGATGTCGGCACTGACCGAGAAGGACCGCAGGGACCTGGATTTCGGGCTGGCCCTCGGCGTGGACTGGATCGCGCTCTCCTTCGTGCAGCGGGCCGAGGACATCCATGAGATCAAGGAAATCGTCCAGGACCGGGCCGGAATCATCGCCAAGCTCGAAAAGCCGGCCGCGATCGCCCAGCTCGACGCCATCGTCGAGGCGGCCGATGCGGTGATGGTGGCGCGCGGCGACCTCGGCGTCGAGATGCCGGCCGAGCAGGTGCCGGCGATCCAGAAGCGCATCGTGCGCGCCTGCCGCCGCCTCGGCAAGCCGGTGATCGTGGCAACCCAGATGCTCGAGTCGATGGTGTCGGCGCCGGTGCCGACCCGCGCCGAAGCCTCCGACGTCGCCACCGCCGTCTACGACGGAGCCGATGCGGTGATGCTGTCGGCCGAATCGGCCTCCGGTCAGTTCCCGGTCGAAGCCGTCAAGATGATGAACAGCATCATCGAGCACACCGAATCGGATACCTGGTACGCCGAGAGTATCAAGGCGGCCCAGCACCCCACGCGCGCCGAGATTGCGGACGCCATCGGCCTGGCGCTGCGCAACGTGGCCGACCTGCTGGACGTGGCCGCGACCGTCGCCTACACCATGTCCGGCCACTCGGCCCTGCGCGTGGCGCGCGAACGCCCGCGGGCGCCGATCATCGGCATGACGCCCAAGCTGGCCACGGCGCGCCGCCTGGCCCTGGCCTGGGGCGTGCATGCGGTGCTGGTGCACGATGTGGAGTCGGTGTCGGAGATGACGGACTTCGCCTGCGCCACGGCCGGCCGCGAGGGCCTCGCCAGGCCCGGCCAGGCCATCGTGATCGCGGCCGGCATGCCCTTCGGCGCCGCCGGCACGACCAACCTGCTGCGCATCGCGCGCCTGGACGAAAACGGCGGCGGACAGTGA
- a CDS encoding LysR substrate-binding domain-containing protein, with product MSTPVNAQSEMAFFSLLVRAGSLSAAARELNVTTAGVSKRLSQMEARLGTRLLHRTTRRIGLTAEGEIYLEHSRRILADIGDMEQMITSAATAPKGLLRVNATLGFGRSHIAPLISAFHKRHPDVHVQLQLTVNPPTLIEDACDVWIRFGEPPDTRVIARRLASNRRLICAAPAYLERHGTPRVPNDLTHHSCIGIRQGAEGYGIWHLSSGQRTETVKVRGELSTNDGEIAVNWALEGHGLIMRAEWDIAKYLQSGRLRQVLANWETPGADIYAVYPHQLQTAARVRSFVDFVAAAFSAATPMGQEVARWPSNEAGAGA from the coding sequence ATGTCCACTCCCGTCAACGCCCAGTCCGAGATGGCCTTTTTCAGCCTGCTGGTGCGTGCCGGCAGCCTCTCGGCGGCGGCGCGCGAACTGAATGTCACGACGGCCGGGGTCAGCAAGCGCCTGTCGCAGATGGAGGCGCGCCTGGGCACCCGCCTGCTGCACCGGACCACGCGCCGCATCGGGCTCACGGCCGAGGGCGAGATCTACCTCGAACATTCGCGCCGCATCCTGGCCGACATCGGGGACATGGAGCAGATGATCACGAGCGCCGCCACGGCGCCCAAGGGCCTGCTGCGGGTGAACGCCACCCTCGGCTTCGGCCGCAGCCATATCGCGCCGCTGATCTCGGCCTTCCACAAGCGCCATCCGGACGTGCATGTCCAGTTGCAGCTGACCGTCAATCCGCCCACCCTGATCGAGGACGCCTGCGACGTCTGGATCCGCTTCGGCGAACCGCCCGATACCCGCGTCATCGCGCGCCGCCTGGCCTCGAACCGGCGCCTGATCTGCGCCGCCCCCGCCTATCTCGAACGGCATGGCACGCCGCGCGTACCGAACGACCTGACCCACCACAGCTGCATCGGCATCCGCCAGGGCGCGGAGGGATATGGCATCTGGCACCTGAGTTCCGGCCAGCGCACCGAGACGGTCAAGGTGCGCGGCGAACTGAGTACCAACGATGGCGAGATCGCCGTCAACTGGGCGCTCGAAGGGCACGGGCTGATCATGCGGGCGGAATGGGATATCGCGAAATACCTGCAGAGCGGGCGCCTGCGCCAGGTGCTGGCGAACTGGGAGACGCCGGGCGCCGACATCTATGCGGTGTACCCGCACCAGCTGCAGACGGCGGCGCGGGTGCGTTCCTTCGTCGACTTCGTCGCCGCCGCGTTTTCGGCGGCGACGCCGATGGGACAGGAAGTGGCGCGCTGGCCGTCGAACGAGGCCGGCGCCGGCGCCTGA
- a CDS encoding Bug family tripartite tricarboxylate transporter substrate binding protein: MQKHPRQYQRIAQALALGVLLGSGASAMAQAWPAKTISIVVPFATGGTTDAIARTLGQELSKNLGQPVIIENKPGAGATIGADYVAKAKPDGYTLLVGAVHHTIATSVYKKLPYDFQRDLAPVSTVAMVPNVLVVNPNLAAKNVAELVALAKKTPGKLSFGSNGNGTGQHLIGAQFSLASGVDIVHVPYKGSGPLTIDLLGGQIDMSFDTVTPVLSHIRAGKLRALAVTTIKRSAALPEVPTLDESGLKGFDQGTWFGLLAPAATPKDVLARLNTEVVSIVKSPEFQKRMEEIGAVPIGGSAAQMAAQIKTDTERYAKLVKDAKVTVQ; this comes from the coding sequence ATGCAAAAGCATCCCCGGCAGTACCAGCGTATTGCCCAAGCCCTTGCGCTGGGCGTGTTACTCGGAAGCGGCGCCAGCGCAATGGCCCAGGCCTGGCCTGCAAAAACCATCAGCATCGTGGTCCCGTTCGCGACCGGCGGCACCACCGATGCGATCGCGCGCACGCTGGGCCAGGAACTGTCGAAAAACCTGGGCCAGCCGGTGATCATCGAGAACAAGCCGGGCGCCGGCGCGACCATCGGCGCCGACTATGTCGCCAAGGCGAAGCCGGACGGCTACACGCTGCTGGTCGGCGCCGTCCATCACACGATCGCCACCAGCGTCTACAAGAAGCTGCCCTACGACTTCCAGCGCGACCTGGCGCCCGTGTCGACGGTGGCCATGGTGCCGAACGTGCTGGTGGTGAACCCGAACCTCGCGGCGAAGAACGTCGCCGAGCTGGTCGCGCTGGCGAAGAAAACACCGGGCAAGTTGAGCTTCGGTTCGAACGGCAACGGCACCGGCCAGCACCTGATCGGCGCCCAGTTCAGCCTCGCCAGCGGCGTCGACATCGTGCACGTGCCCTATAAAGGCAGCGGTCCGCTGACGATCGACCTGCTGGGCGGCCAGATCGACATGTCCTTCGACACCGTCACGCCGGTGCTCTCGCATATCCGGGCCGGCAAGCTGCGCGCCCTGGCGGTCACCACCATCAAGCGCTCCGCCGCGCTGCCCGAGGTGCCGACGCTCGACGAATCCGGCCTGAAGGGCTTCGACCAGGGCACCTGGTTCGGCCTGCTGGCGCCGGCGGCGACGCCGAAAGACGTGCTGGCGCGCCTCAACACCGAGGTCGTCAGCATCGTGAAATCGCCCGAATTCCAGAAGCGGATGGAAGAGATCGGCGCCGTTCCGATCGGCGGCAGCGCCGCGCAGATGGCGGCCCAGATCAAGACCGACACCGAGCGCTACGCCAAGCTGGTGAAGGACGCGAAGGTCACCGTCCAGTAA
- a CDS encoding VOC family protein: protein MPDLKKYPDTPDGRYFVVRGRLWRTSNPALAPEKRQALVDRLMTARRQVGAAKRAGDREAERSARAAVDEAKRALGERGPVWWNDGAPDYNRKLAANTPYAAWYAALQQD from the coding sequence ATGCCCGACTTGAAAAAATACCCTGATACTCCCGACGGCCGCTACTTCGTGGTGCGCGGCCGCCTCTGGCGCACGAGTAATCCGGCACTCGCGCCGGAAAAACGGCAAGCACTGGTCGACCGTCTCATGACGGCGCGGCGCCAGGTCGGCGCCGCCAAACGGGCAGGGGACCGCGAAGCCGAGCGCAGCGCCCGCGCGGCCGTCGACGAGGCCAAGCGCGCGCTCGGCGAGCGCGGCCCCGTGTGGTGGAACGACGGCGCGCCGGACTACAACCGCAAGCTCGCCGCCAACACGCCGTATGCAGCCTGGTACGCCGCGCTGCAACAGGACTAG
- a CDS encoding ABC transporter permease: MRARDFRIGWRQLLQEPGYSAVTVLGLAVACAACFLLLGFVAYCLNYNSHVPDGERVYVVKQRINFFPRPDWNTRATLSLRDTALASGAVEQASIARQVQQPLRAGDQLHEVRMFAVDPDFGPIFGIVPLSGDLKAALTRPDGLALTRETALRLFGQAEVVGRTVGVGQELLQVLAVLPDLPANTTVRWQALGSPLSRALKPEDRNLHPSDQERGQIFLKLRPGADSVRLTALLQDAVEASPVNQRFRTGPMGRSLTGHGVDIRLAAMPDAYFDADLASGRDKRNYGQRDSTLALAGVALLILALAMTNWINLATVRTLRRQREIGMRKVLGASAARVAGQFLAESVLVALLATSVGILLAWLLQPLFADLVDRKLEGFFTPGRLALALGLGVLAGLAAGAYPAWTALRVHASTVLAGRDSSSETTTNLWLRRALTVLQFATAMALAGVTVAVGWQTWYATSADPGFDPAGLTLLEMPLAKDEQVQGFVRAVARVPGIEGAAVSAEAIGRDANKITGGFATPGGQEMPMEIKRVSPEFFDLYRIRPVAGRLFSAERDQPKARVALLNMAAVRALGYRTAEEVVGKLPFAAGPDGFDLTIVGVAPDVRHQSMRERPGPIVYFLTDSDGVVTVRSSLDQQTLAHAIGPTWRQYFPNGMMYMKSAASIFGDSYRQDLRMVKILGAASLVALALAAFGIYVLSAYTVQRSRREIVIRKLYGASNGAIARRLGREFGLTVAVAGLIGLPAAALAIRTYLDGFAEHAPLGQWPLVAAVALALLAALAATARHTAVAMRMSPVQALRS, translated from the coding sequence ATGAGGGCGCGCGACTTCCGCATCGGCTGGCGCCAGCTGCTGCAGGAACCCGGCTATTCGGCCGTTACCGTGCTCGGCCTGGCCGTCGCCTGCGCCGCCTGCTTCCTGCTGCTCGGCTTCGTCGCCTACTGCCTGAACTACAACAGCCATGTGCCGGACGGCGAACGGGTCTATGTCGTCAAACAGCGCATCAATTTCTTCCCGCGCCCGGACTGGAACACGCGCGCCACGCTGTCGCTACGCGACACGGCGCTCGCCAGCGGCGCGGTCGAGCAGGCCTCGATCGCACGCCAGGTCCAGCAGCCGCTGCGCGCCGGCGACCAGCTGCACGAAGTCAGGATGTTCGCGGTCGACCCGGACTTCGGCCCCATCTTCGGCATCGTGCCGCTCAGCGGAGACTTGAAGGCGGCATTGACCCGACCCGACGGCCTGGCGCTCACGCGCGAGACCGCGCTGCGCCTGTTCGGCCAGGCCGAGGTGGTCGGCAGGACGGTGGGCGTCGGCCAGGAGCTGCTGCAGGTGCTGGCCGTGCTTCCCGACCTGCCGGCGAACACCACGGTGCGCTGGCAAGCGCTGGGCAGCCCGCTCAGCCGCGCACTGAAGCCGGAAGACCGCAACCTGCACCCTTCCGACCAGGAGCGCGGGCAGATCTTCCTCAAGCTGCGTCCCGGCGCCGACAGCGTCCGCCTCACCGCACTGCTGCAGGACGCGGTGGAAGCATCGCCCGTCAACCAGCGCTTCCGCACTGGACCGATGGGCCGCTCGCTGACCGGCCATGGCGTCGATATCAGGCTGGCGGCGATGCCGGATGCGTATTTCGACGCGGATCTCGCCAGCGGCCGCGACAAGCGCAACTACGGCCAGCGCGACAGTACCCTGGCCCTGGCCGGCGTCGCCCTGCTGATCCTGGCCCTCGCCATGACCAACTGGATCAATCTCGCCACCGTGCGCACGCTGCGGCGCCAGCGCGAGATCGGCATGCGCAAGGTGCTGGGCGCGAGCGCGGCGCGCGTGGCCGGCCAGTTCCTGGCCGAGTCGGTGCTGGTCGCCCTGCTGGCCACCAGCGTCGGCATCCTGCTGGCCTGGCTGCTGCAGCCGCTGTTCGCCGACCTGGTGGACCGCAAGCTGGAAGGCTTCTTCACGCCCGGCCGGCTGGCGCTGGCGCTGGGCCTGGGCGTGCTGGCCGGCCTGGCGGCCGGGGCGTACCCGGCGTGGACAGCCTTGCGGGTGCACGCGTCCACCGTCCTGGCGGGACGCGACAGCAGCAGCGAGACGACGACCAACCTGTGGCTGCGGCGTGCCCTGACGGTGCTGCAGTTCGCCACCGCGATGGCGCTGGCCGGCGTCACCGTGGCAGTGGGCTGGCAGACCTGGTATGCGACGAGCGCCGATCCCGGCTTCGATCCGGCCGGGCTGACGCTGCTGGAGATGCCGCTGGCGAAGGACGAACAGGTGCAGGGCTTCGTGCGCGCGGTGGCCCGGGTGCCCGGCATCGAAGGCGCTGCGGTATCGGCCGAAGCGATCGGGCGCGACGCCAACAAGATCACCGGCGGCTTCGCCACGCCTGGCGGGCAGGAAATGCCGATGGAGATCAAGCGCGTGTCGCCCGAATTCTTCGACCTGTACCGCATCCGCCCCGTCGCCGGACGCCTGTTCAGCGCCGAACGCGACCAGCCCAAGGCCAGGGTGGCGCTGCTGAACATGGCGGCGGTGCGGGCGCTGGGGTATCGCACGGCGGAAGAAGTGGTCGGCAAGCTTCCGTTCGCAGCGGGTCCCGACGGCTTCGACCTGACCATCGTCGGGGTGGCGCCGGACGTACGGCACCAGTCGATGCGCGAGCGCCCGGGACCGATCGTCTACTTCCTCACCGACTCGGACGGCGTCGTCACGGTGCGCAGCTCACTCGACCAGCAAACCCTGGCGCACGCCATCGGCCCGACCTGGCGCCAGTACTTCCCGAACGGGATGATGTACATGAAAAGCGCGGCCAGCATCTTCGGCGACAGCTACCGCCAGGACCTGCGCATGGTGAAGATCCTCGGCGCCGCCAGCCTGGTGGCGCTGGCCCTGGCCGCCTTCGGCATCTATGTGCTGTCGGCCTACACCGTGCAGCGCAGCCGGCGCGAGATCGTGATCCGCAAGCTGTACGGGGCCAGCAACGGCGCCATCGCGCGCCGCCTGGGACGCGAGTTCGGGCTGACGGTGGCGGTGGCCGGATTGATCGGACTGCCTGCGGCGGCGCTGGCGATCCGCACCTACCTGGACGGCTTTGCCGAACATGCGCCGCTGGGACAGTGGCCGCTGGTGGCGGCGGTGGCGCTGGCGCTGCTGGCGGCACTGGCGGCGACGGCAAGGCATACGGCGGTGGCCATGCGTATGAGTCCGGTGCAGGCGCTGCGCAGCTAG
- a CDS encoding ABC transporter ATP-binding protein codes for MLKLSGISKTHVAGEVHTTALDRIDLEIEAGEYVAITGPSGCGKSTLLGLLGLLDVPSTGDYWFDGENVAGWSEARLNRLRRGRIGFIFQSFNLIDELNVFENVELALEYTGMGASERRERVGAMLDKLGVAHRARHKPSQLSGGQQQRVAIARALVAGPALLLADEPTGNLDTAHGDEVMRMLRTINAEGTTVVMVTHSPAHAAQASRTLNLLDGRIVIDALRAA; via the coding sequence ATGCTCAAACTTTCAGGCATCAGCAAGACCCATGTGGCGGGCGAAGTCCACACCACGGCGCTCGACCGGATCGATCTCGAGATCGAGGCCGGCGAATACGTCGCCATCACCGGCCCCTCGGGCTGCGGCAAATCCACCCTGCTGGGCCTGCTCGGCCTGCTCGACGTGCCCAGTACCGGCGACTACTGGTTCGACGGCGAGAACGTGGCCGGGTGGAGCGAGGCGCGCCTGAACCGCCTGCGGCGCGGGCGCATCGGCTTCATCTTCCAGAGTTTTAACCTGATCGACGAACTGAACGTGTTCGAAAACGTGGAGCTGGCGCTCGAGTACACGGGCATGGGCGCCTCCGAGCGGCGCGAGCGGGTCGGCGCGATGCTCGACAAGCTCGGCGTGGCGCACCGCGCGCGCCACAAACCATCGCAGCTCTCGGGCGGCCAGCAGCAGCGCGTGGCGATCGCCCGCGCGCTGGTGGCCGGTCCCGCCCTGCTGCTGGCGGACGAACCGACCGGCAACCTCGACACGGCCCACGGCGACGAAGTGATGCGCATGCTGCGCACGATTAACGCCGAGGGCACGACGGTCGTGATGGTCACCCACTCGCCGGCCCACGCGGCCCAGGCCTCGCGCACGCTCAATTTGCTGGACGGCCGCATCGTCATCGACGCGCTGAGGGCCGCATGA
- a CDS encoding efflux RND transporter periplasmic adaptor subunit: MDTIVPRKRGKAILLCALAAVLLLAGGAWLWHQVPRGLRVERAELAIASVQQGVFRDELVVRANAAPLDSVILDSVESGRIEEVFVRDGELVKKGQLLFRIANPQRNLELLARQAEQAQQLYNLANLRLAQESDRSARQRRLDELAFNLEQARKRHARNERLAAQGFISAVALEESRDAFDKEARAIGLEQRSAAADSRVRTPALTQLEKAIGGLDTGLQLVQATVDALVVRAPGAGRLTDFRMQVGESIATGRNVGRIDDPSRFKLAARIDEFYLNRVAVGRTGAVDYEGRRYPVRISGVYPQIKEGRFLAELLFADAQPPALRPGQSLDAQLTLGDPARALLLPGGAWTGDSGGAWVYVVDASGRTARRREVRTGRRSNAQVEVLAGLEAGERVIVSSYAAFGQSTALSISK; the protein is encoded by the coding sequence ATGGACACCATCGTTCCGCGCAAACGCGGCAAGGCGATCCTGCTCTGCGCGCTGGCTGCCGTGCTGCTGCTCGCCGGCGGCGCCTGGCTCTGGCACCAGGTTCCGCGCGGACTGCGCGTGGAACGGGCCGAGCTCGCGATCGCAAGCGTGCAGCAAGGCGTATTTCGCGACGAACTCGTGGTGCGCGCGAACGCCGCGCCGCTCGACTCCGTCATCCTCGATTCGGTAGAGTCGGGCCGCATCGAAGAAGTGTTCGTGCGTGACGGCGAGCTGGTGAAAAAGGGGCAGCTCCTGTTCCGCATCGCCAACCCGCAGCGCAACCTGGAACTGCTGGCGCGCCAGGCCGAACAGGCGCAGCAGCTCTACAACCTGGCCAACCTGCGCCTGGCCCAGGAGAGCGACCGCAGCGCCCGTCAGCGCCGCCTCGACGAACTGGCCTTCAACCTGGAGCAGGCACGCAAGCGCCATGCGCGCAACGAGCGGCTGGCGGCGCAGGGCTTCATCTCCGCCGTGGCGCTGGAAGAGTCGCGCGACGCCTTCGACAAGGAAGCGCGCGCGATCGGACTGGAACAGCGCAGCGCCGCCGCCGACAGCCGCGTGCGCACACCCGCCCTGACGCAGCTGGAAAAGGCAATCGGCGGACTCGATACCGGCCTGCAGCTGGTGCAGGCGACCGTCGACGCGCTGGTGGTGCGCGCACCGGGCGCGGGCCGCCTGACGGACTTCCGGATGCAGGTCGGCGAGTCGATCGCCACCGGCAGGAACGTCGGCCGCATCGACGACCCGAGCCGCTTCAAGCTCGCCGCGCGCATCGACGAGTTCTACCTGAACCGGGTGGCGGTCGGACGCACGGGCGCGGTCGACTACGAGGGACGGCGCTATCCGGTGCGGATCTCCGGCGTCTACCCGCAGATCAAGGAAGGCCGCTTTCTCGCCGAATTGCTGTTCGCGGACGCGCAACCCCCTGCCCTGCGCCCCGGCCAGAGCCTGGACGCCCAGCTCACCCTGGGCGATCCGGCGCGCGCCCTGCTGCTCCCGGGCGGCGCCTGGACCGGCGACAGCGGCGGCGCCTGGGTCTACGTGGTCGACGCAAGCGGCCGCACGGCCCGGCGGCGCGAGGTGCGCACCGGCCGCCGCAGCAACGCCCAGGTCGAGGTGCTGGCCGGCCTGGAAGCGGGCGAACGGGTCATCGTCTCCAGCTATGCGGCCTTCGGACAGTCGACCGCGCTCAGCATTTCGAAGTAA
- a CDS encoding sigma-54-dependent transcriptional regulator, whose amino-acid sequence MEPTTARILILDDDADVAFAARMLLRRRHGEVTVLQDPARLALALAQGVPDVVLLDLNFTPGRTDGAEGLAVLDLLRRQPRPPAVIALTAYADVPLAVEALKRGAGDFITKPWDNARLLAAVDAALARRSTACVAGAASILMGESPAMAAVRAMVASVGPTEANVLVLGENGVGKELVARAIHAASKRAGAAFLAVDMGALPEATFESELFGHRKGSFTDAKADRDGRFQAARGGTLFLDEVGNMPLPAQAKLLAALERREVTPLGADRPQAVDVRIVSATNLDEASLFDPGVFRPDLLFRLNTIVIRVPPLRERRGDIPGLLRHYLAHYEAQYARPARALSNAAQAALLAWQWPGNVRALRHACERAVILAAGAAYETGDFGLGTPAVAPSALAAPALDDQTLGEVERGAIAAALAQAKGNISEAARRLGLSRAALYRKLEKHGL is encoded by the coding sequence ATGGAACCGACCACCGCCCGCATCCTGATCCTCGACGACGACGCCGACGTGGCCTTCGCCGCGCGGATGCTGCTGCGCCGCCGCCACGGCGAAGTCACGGTGCTGCAGGACCCGGCGCGGCTGGCGCTGGCCCTGGCGCAGGGTGTGCCCGACGTGGTCCTGCTCGACCTGAACTTTACGCCGGGACGCACGGACGGCGCCGAAGGCCTCGCCGTGCTCGACCTGCTGCGCCGGCAACCGCGGCCGCCGGCCGTGATCGCCCTGACGGCCTACGCCGACGTGCCGCTGGCGGTGGAGGCGCTCAAGCGCGGCGCGGGCGACTTCATCACCAAACCCTGGGACAATGCGCGCCTGCTGGCCGCCGTCGATGCCGCCCTGGCGCGCCGTAGCACGGCCTGCGTTGCCGGCGCCGCGTCGATCCTGATGGGCGAGTCGCCCGCCATGGCGGCAGTCAGGGCGATGGTGGCGAGTGTCGGTCCCACCGAGGCGAACGTGCTGGTGCTGGGCGAGAACGGTGTCGGCAAGGAGCTGGTGGCGCGCGCCATCCACGCCGCGTCGAAACGCGCCGGCGCCGCCTTCCTCGCCGTGGACATGGGCGCGCTGCCGGAAGCGACCTTCGAGAGCGAACTGTTCGGCCACCGCAAGGGTTCGTTCACCGATGCGAAGGCGGACCGCGACGGCCGCTTCCAGGCCGCGCGCGGCGGCACGCTGTTCCTCGACGAGGTCGGGAACATGCCCTTGCCGGCGCAGGCCAAGCTGCTCGCCGCGCTGGAACGGCGCGAAGTGACGCCGCTCGGCGCCGACCGGCCGCAGGCGGTCGACGTGCGCATCGTCAGCGCCACCAATCTCGATGAAGCGAGCCTGTTCGACCCGGGCGTGTTCCGTCCCGACCTGCTGTTTCGCCTGAATACCATCGTGATCCGGGTGCCCCCGCTGCGCGAGCGCCGCGGCGACATCCCTGGCCTGCTGCGCCACTACCTGGCGCACTACGAAGCGCAGTACGCGCGGCCGGCGCGCGCGCTGTCGAACGCGGCACAGGCGGCGCTGCTCGCATGGCAGTGGCCGGGCAACGTCCGCGCGCTGCGCCACGCCTGCGAACGGGCCGTGATCCTGGCGGCGGGCGCGGCCTACGAGACCGGGGACTTCGGCCTGGGCACGCCGGCCGTCGCGCCATCCGCGCTGGCCGCTCCCGCGCTCGATGACCAGACCCTGGGCGAAGTCGAGCGCGGCGCGATCGCCGCCGCACTGGCCCAGGCGAAGGGCAATATCAGCGAGGCCGCGCGCCGGCTCGGCCTGAGCCGCGCCGCCCTGTACCGCAAGCTCGAGAAGCATGGCCTCTAG
- a CDS encoding sensor histidine kinase, translated as MASSASLRRGALAGVAALMALAAAAGAAAGSPRLQVTCALAALVPAWLVWRALSRMAPPPAQMAQADPPMLRRADDALVLEARLEHAPVALFLLDPSTCAGEAAPLNASARQLLAPGRVTDRAALCSQLAAQPASGRALLAFDTERGVERAMVAMSSLTVQGKAQRIAALLPVESELESETLNAWRQLVQVLTHEIMNSLTPVASLSNTAQGMLAELQPQLEGEVEAELAADLGAALDAIARRATSLADFVGSYRSLSSMPEPVPEQVALKQLLVRVSMLVEPAWRARGGELRILVEPDSLALVADAGQLEQALINLLKNAFEATAGLAAPRATVHARLVRGARLRIEVSDNGPGVPEELLPHIFTPFFTTRKGGRGIGLALVRQLVHANGGTVRHVRPVTGGARFVLGF; from the coding sequence ATGGCCTCTAGCGCTTCGCTGCGGCGCGGAGCCCTTGCCGGTGTGGCCGCGTTGATGGCGCTGGCGGCCGCTGCCGGGGCCGCGGCGGGCTCGCCGCGCCTGCAGGTCACGTGCGCGCTGGCGGCGCTCGTCCCCGCCTGGCTCGTATGGCGCGCGCTGTCTCGCATGGCGCCGCCGCCGGCGCAAATGGCCCAGGCAGATCCGCCGATGCTGCGGCGAGCGGACGACGCACTGGTGCTGGAAGCCCGCCTCGAACATGCGCCGGTCGCGCTGTTCCTGCTCGATCCCTCCACTTGCGCAGGCGAGGCCGCGCCCCTGAATGCCAGCGCGCGCCAGCTGCTCGCGCCCGGGCGCGTGACCGATCGCGCGGCACTTTGCTCGCAGCTGGCCGCGCAGCCGGCGAGCGGCCGCGCGCTGCTCGCCTTCGACACCGAACGCGGTGTCGAACGCGCCATGGTGGCGATGTCCTCGCTGACGGTGCAGGGCAAGGCGCAGCGCATTGCCGCGCTGCTCCCGGTGGAAAGCGAGCTCGAATCCGAAACCCTGAACGCCTGGCGCCAGCTGGTGCAGGTGCTGACCCACGAAATCATGAATTCGCTCACGCCGGTGGCCTCGCTGTCGAACACGGCGCAGGGCATGCTGGCGGAACTCCAGCCGCAGCTCGAGGGCGAAGTTGAAGCCGAACTCGCCGCCGACCTGGGCGCGGCGCTCGACGCCATCGCGCGCCGCGCGACCAGCCTTGCCGATTTCGTCGGCAGCTACCGCAGCCTGTCCAGCATGCCGGAACCGGTGCCGGAGCAGGTCGCGCTCAAACAGCTGCTGGTGCGCGTGTCGATGCTGGTCGAACCGGCCTGGCGCGCACGCGGCGGCGAGCTGCGCATCCTGGTCGAGCCGGACTCGCTGGCGCTGGTGGCCGATGCGGGCCAGCTCGAACAGGCCCTGATCAACCTGTTGAAGAACGCGTTTGAAGCGACCGCGGGCCTGGCGGCGCCGCGCGCCACCGTGCACGCGCGCCTGGTGCGCGGCGCGCGGCTGCGCATCGAGGTCAGCGACAACGGTCCCGGCGTGCCGGAAGAACTGCTGCCGCACATTTTCACGCCCTTCTTCACCACCCGGAAGGGCGGGCGCGGGATCGGGCTGGCGCTGGTGCGCCAGCTGGTGCATGCGAATGGGGGCACCGTCCGCCACGTGCGTCCCGTGACGGGCGGCGCCCGCTTCGTGCTCGGTTTCTGA